One window of Streptomyces sp. NBC_00273 genomic DNA carries:
- a CDS encoding right-handed parallel beta-helix repeat-containing protein yields MVQGTVQVTHGGTSRWRRRSGEYPTLAAALAVAGDGDVLTIAPGTYRENLVLDHAVTLRGPEGAAGSVRIAPLDGVALTLRASAVVQDLYLEGQDRAAPALLVEDGCPELTDLRVSTHSAAGIEVRGSGARPLVRRCTVENPAGVGIAVLDGGGGVFEECEVVAAGQNGVSVRGGGRPRLERCRIHHATGAGIAITGEGSGLEALGCEVYEVKGAGVQIAARATARLTDCSVHRTSADGVTLDTDAVLTLTGCDIHDIPENAVDLRSRSVLALSRTTVRRFGRNGLSVWDPGTRVDAESCEIHDSTGDYPAVWISDGATVSLDSCRVHDVPDALFVLDRGSRVDVVDSDLSQVRNTAVSVSDGATAQLDDCRIREAATGAWFRDHGSGGTLAGCTIDAVQTGVIVTKGADPSLERCTVTSPAEAGFYVSAGGRGTFTACRVTGSSGFGFHVMDGCRTTLARCHTERCARGGYEFAEDGPTAEECTGDESGARSADRSAPGGAPAGARAGVRTATGTQSPAARPAQAPPPSVPRPADGAEGGPAAAAPESGEMLGRLDALVGLDSVKREVRALTDMIEVGRRRQQAGLKAASVRRHLVFTGSPGTGKTTVARLYGEILASLGVLERGHLVEVSRVDLVGEHIGSTAIRTQEAFDRARGGVLFIDEAYALAPEDSGRDFGREAIDTLVKLMEDHRDAVVVIVAGYTAEMERFLTVNPGVASRFSRTITFGDYGPGELLRIVEQQADEHEYRLGEGTSQALLTYFTELPKGPAFGNGRTARQTFESMVERHAGRVAQLSEPSTDELTLLFPADLPALPVQPAPC; encoded by the coding sequence ATGGTTCAGGGCACGGTCCAGGTAACGCACGGTGGGACTTCGCGGTGGCGGCGCCGCTCCGGTGAGTATCCGACGCTGGCCGCTGCGCTCGCCGTAGCGGGCGACGGGGACGTGCTGACGATCGCCCCCGGCACCTACCGCGAGAACCTGGTGCTGGACCATGCCGTCACCCTGCGCGGGCCCGAGGGCGCGGCGGGGTCGGTGCGGATCGCCCCGCTCGACGGGGTGGCGCTGACCCTGCGCGCCTCGGCCGTGGTCCAAGACCTGTATCTGGAGGGACAGGACCGGGCGGCGCCCGCCCTGCTGGTGGAGGACGGCTGCCCCGAGCTCACCGACCTGCGGGTGAGCACCCACTCCGCCGCCGGCATCGAGGTACGCGGCTCGGGAGCCCGGCCCCTGGTGCGGCGGTGCACCGTGGAGAATCCGGCCGGCGTCGGCATCGCCGTACTGGACGGTGGCGGCGGGGTGTTCGAGGAGTGCGAGGTCGTGGCCGCCGGGCAGAACGGCGTCTCGGTGCGCGGCGGCGGCCGGCCCCGGCTGGAGCGCTGCCGGATCCACCACGCCACGGGCGCGGGCATCGCCATCACGGGCGAGGGTTCGGGGTTGGAGGCGCTGGGCTGCGAGGTGTACGAGGTCAAGGGCGCCGGGGTGCAGATCGCCGCGCGCGCCACGGCGCGGCTCACCGACTGCTCGGTGCACCGCACCTCGGCCGACGGGGTCACGCTCGACACCGACGCGGTGCTCACCCTGACCGGCTGCGACATCCACGACATCCCGGAGAACGCTGTCGATCTTCGGTCCCGTTCGGTGCTCGCCCTCAGCCGCACCACCGTGCGCCGGTTCGGCCGCAACGGCCTGTCCGTATGGGACCCGGGCACCCGGGTGGACGCCGAGTCCTGCGAGATCCACGACAGTACGGGCGACTATCCGGCGGTGTGGATCAGTGACGGGGCCACGGTCTCCCTCGACTCCTGCCGGGTGCACGACGTACCGGACGCGCTGTTCGTACTGGACCGCGGGTCGCGGGTCGACGTGGTCGACAGCGATCTGTCCCAGGTGCGCAACACCGCCGTCTCCGTGAGCGACGGTGCCACCGCGCAGCTCGACGACTGCCGGATCCGCGAGGCGGCGACCGGGGCCTGGTTCCGCGACCACGGCAGCGGCGGCACGCTCGCCGGCTGCACCATCGACGCCGTGCAGACCGGTGTGATCGTCACCAAGGGCGCCGACCCCTCCCTGGAACGGTGCACGGTCACCTCCCCCGCCGAGGCCGGCTTCTACGTGTCGGCGGGCGGCCGGGGCACCTTCACGGCCTGCAGGGTGACGGGCAGTTCCGGCTTCGGCTTCCACGTCATGGACGGCTGCCGCACCACGCTGGCGCGCTGCCACACCGAACGCTGCGCCCGCGGGGGCTACGAGTTCGCCGAGGACGGGCCGACCGCCGAGGAGTGCACCGGCGACGAGTCCGGTGCTCGTAGCGCCGACCGGTCCGCCCCCGGCGGCGCGCCCGCCGGGGCGCGGGCGGGCGTCCGTACTGCCACCGGGACGCAGAGCCCCGCGGCACGGCCGGCGCAGGCGCCCCCGCCTTCCGTACCGCGGCCCGCGGACGGGGCGGAGGGCGGTCCGGCCGCCGCCGCGCCGGAGTCCGGCGAGATGCTGGGCCGGCTCGACGCGCTGGTGGGCCTGGACAGCGTCAAACGCGAGGTGCGGGCGCTCACCGACATGATCGAGGTCGGTCGCCGGCGGCAGCAGGCGGGCCTGAAGGCCGCCTCGGTCCGCCGGCACCTGGTCTTCACCGGCTCCCCCGGCACCGGCAAGACCACGGTCGCCCGGCTGTACGGGGAGATCTTGGCCTCGCTCGGGGTGCTGGAGCGCGGGCATCTGGTCGAGGTGTCCCGGGTGGACCTGGTCGGCGAGCACATCGGCTCCACGGCGATCCGGACGCAAGAGGCCTTCGACCGGGCGCGCGGCGGGGTGCTCTTCATCGACGAGGCGTACGCGCTCGCGCCGGAGGACTCGGGCCGGGACTTCGGGCGCGAGGCGATCGACACGCTGGTGAAGCTAATGGAGGACCACCGGGACGCGGTGGTCGTGATCGTCGCCGGGTACACGGCGGAGATGGAACGGTTCCTGACGGTGAATCCCGGGGTGGCCTCGCGGTTCTCCCGGACGATCACCTTCGGCGACTACGGGCCCGGGGAACTGCTGCGCATCGTGGAGCAGCAGGCGGACGAGCACGAGTACCGGCTCGGTGAGGGTACGTCGCAGGCGTTGCTGACGTACTTCACGGAGCTGCCCAAGGGCCCGGCCTTCGGCAACGGCCGCACGGCCCGCCAGACCTTCGAGTCGATGGTGGAGCGGCACGCGGGCCGGGTGGCCCAGCTCTCGGAGCCCAGTACGGACGAGCTCACCCTGCTGTTCCCGGCGGATCTGCCGGCGCTGCCGGTCCAGCCCGCTCCTTGCTGA
- a CDS encoding Rv1733c family protein, whose translation MRTAMGVWRWRRNPLRRPTDLFEAWVAFAALVCVLVVAPAIGWVAGLRVDGTLQQAAHQQRQERHLVPAVVLRPAPESAVAAGASASASADTSAQRTAPHRTQIVAAWTAPDGSSHQGTVPAAEEPPRPGERFRIWTDARGRLVGQPLDPSAAVFHAGMAGLAAAICVATLVETVRRLVVRRLMHRRYIRLDRAWAAAGPDWGRAGAGS comes from the coding sequence GTGCGGACAGCAATGGGTGTGTGGCGTTGGCGGCGCAATCCGCTGCGGCGGCCGACCGACCTCTTCGAGGCGTGGGTGGCGTTCGCCGCGCTGGTGTGCGTCCTGGTGGTGGCTCCGGCCATCGGCTGGGTCGCGGGCCTACGGGTGGACGGTACCCTTCAGCAGGCCGCGCACCAGCAGCGGCAGGAGCGTCATCTCGTCCCGGCGGTGGTCCTGCGGCCCGCCCCGGAGTCGGCGGTGGCCGCGGGCGCTTCCGCGAGCGCCTCGGCGGACACGTCGGCGCAGCGGACGGCCCCGCACCGTACGCAGATCGTGGCCGCGTGGACCGCACCGGACGGCAGCAGCCATCAGGGCACGGTGCCGGCCGCGGAGGAACCGCCGCGGCCGGGCGAGCGGTTCCGGATCTGGACGGACGCGCGCGGCCGGCTGGTGGGGCAGCCGCTCGACCCGTCCGCGGCCGTGTTCCACGCGGGGATGGCGGGGCTGGCCGCCGCGATCTGCGTGGCCACCCTGGTGGAGACGGTCCGGCGGCTGGTCGTACGGCGGCTCATGCATCGGCGGTACATACGTCTGGACCGGGCCTGGGCGGCGGCAGGACCGGACTGGGGCCGAGCGGGCGCGGGCAGTTGA